Genomic segment of Apium graveolens cultivar Ventura chromosome 7, ASM990537v1, whole genome shotgun sequence:
TAAcaaagaacccataaatttgtagcaagacatacttgattttaatataaaattaagtgagttttgaagatagtgtgtttatgtgcatgtttcattatttctgttaaaacactttatctctacaagattagattactttgttcatcaCATCCATAATAGTTCAAAAAGCTTAAAAGTAATCCAAAAACATTCATCCCCCCTCTGTGTtctattcattacctaacaagccGTAATGGTCAAGTTCATTCAGTATACTCAAACAAAAGCCAACTACCAAATGGACCAACTCAAGGATACATTATTTGAAGCTAAATTCAAATCTGAGCTTGAAATGCAAAAGCAATTGAAGCCTATGCTTGCCAGACAAGACAAAATTGAAGTCAATCTGGTTAATTGGAAGCTGCTCAAAAAAAGATGCCTGGGAAATTGGATGAGGTCCAGCAATCTACAGAGCTGATTGTTTGCCTCCTGCTTGGTAATGTTGCCAAAAAAAGGGAGATAATATCTAAATCTAAAATCAAGCAGTTCCAGCTAAAAGTtgatgaaaaagatgatgctCCAGATGGTGGGAGTAAAGGAGGAAAAAAGACACTTAGGAAGAAAGGTGAAGATCTAGTTGGATCTAGTGGTACTTTTAAAACCACTAGTCAATCTAGGAAAAGTGGAGAGAGAGTGAAAAGTAGAAAATAACAAATTATTTCAAAAGAACTGACTGTGACTACTAAGAAACTCTGACAGTCACAAATGCTGATGAAGGCCAAgatattctggagatagaagctggtgttGAGGCAattcagtttttacaaataatgaagtttaaaggaaagaagataacTCTATTCTACTAGGATCCTAAAATAGCAGCTTATGATTCAGAGGTGAGTAGAAGGATTTTTGAAAGGGAAAATCCAGgagttgattttgagaaactaaggCTGATAGAAGAGGAATTCAAATCTCTGAGACCAGTAAACACTGATATTGTCTCACCTTATGAAGATATCCATGGACAAAGACCAACAAAAGGAGTAGTGATCAAAGAAGTCAACCAAACTGAAGCTGAAGGACATGTTCTAAGGTCTCAAGCAATATTAAATGCTGATATGAGGTATAAGGGAAAGGAGAAGGTTGGTGAAAAGACAAAATCCAAGGCTCAACCAAAGTTCAAGAAGAAATCAACATCTACTAAAACTCAAACACTGATAGATCCAGTCTATTCAGTAAGCCAAGCTCATGATGATGCTGATGAAGGAAAGATACTTGAGGAAGAAGCCAATCAGGTTCATAAAATAAGAAAGGTGATTCATGGATCTGATTGGGCTGAGAAATTACAAATTATACAAACCACTGACACAACTCAAGTTGGAGAAATAATTGCTGAAATTCAACCGGTCACAATCACTGATACTACTCATGTTGTTGACAGTACAGTTCAAGAAACAAAAGCTGATCACTTTATTCCAAAAAGAGACTTAAACTCTGATTCAGAAGGCTCACGCTCTGATAAACCAAAATTGACTTTtggagagaagaaaaagctactATGGGAAAACAAGATACCTGCACCAAAAAGAGACTCTTTTGAGACCATTAACAAGATCTATAGTGGTAATTCACAATCAAGAATGGCTGGCAGAAGAGGTGGCCTGGGACTTCCAAATGCTAATAATTACACTAGTAATGCTTTAATTCTCAGAGAGCCTGGGAATCTGCCAGGAGTGGGAGAAAATATGAAgcttgaagacttacagaagattCTTTCAATTCAAATAGTACTTGATTCGTATGACACAAATAAGATCAAAGAAAATATGATGTATTTTCTTGAATCTGGGAAAAGGTTGAAGATTTCGCAAGAGCAAATGAGAGACAAACCATGACAGGAGTGGGAGTATGTCATAACATTACTAAAGGTAATCAACTCTACTACTGCCAGATGGTCTAGTTATTTGAAGAACCTGATATACAGAAATTAGAGAGGAATGGCTTACAAGTCAAAATACACTCCAAAATACATTAATGATTCTGGAAACaatgttgatatgcctattggaggagccagAGTGACTACATCCCTTGATATAAAAGTTCTTACTTGCAATCCAAATTGAGAGAAGGTTGGTTTCTTGAAACTGGATGATCTATCACTTGGAAGATCAAGTCTAGATGACCCAGAGCTGCTATCTATCAAAATGATGAATCTACAGAAGAGCTCAATAATATCAAACAGAGAATGGAGATGTATTTGAATGTTCTTGAAGagaatctactcaagaaattcttTGACGATGCTACTGGATTTGCCAAGGTTGAAGATTAAAGTTAATGTCTGAAACACTGACTGTAAGATTGTACATTTGTTATTATCTctgtatttagatagttttgacatcatcagtAAAAAAACCTGTACATATTtttttgtgcaagacatgtctgtacttcaacaagattaagtcaaattgacaaccctaagtaagttgtattgtaatcttaatttatattttgtacttgtaacatttaaagtctgtaaaaaggtcaaaagagcagactgaagtctttttctgtaaacagtgtcaagcctaagaattctatctggaagaagatcaagaagatcatgcctcataagaattatgaagaagcttgaagttgaataaatctattttgagaaaaatattctaagtcacgatctctacaagtcacagatttagtttttaatagagaagtcactcgagaactccaaatgacttatagagaactcataaaagctactagagaactcagaaatatcgacaagtcaaattgaagacatgaagattggagatatcgacaagtcaagtatttactagagaactcagagttatcgacaagtcaacattcattagagaactctgagttatcgataagtcaaatttcactatagaactcagagatatcgataagccaaagttcactagagaactttgagttatcgacaagtcaaatttgactagagaactctgagttatcgacaagtcaatatgtcactagagaactcagagatatcgataagtcaaggtgaagatatgaagattagagatctcgataagccaaattctcttatagggaactcagagacctctacaagtcaaatcaactatggagtattagagatctcgataagccaagatacttatcgagatgtcaagatctctatatgcctaactggagatctcgaggtaaaatctcaaagtacaaattgcagatcagttcaatatctaagattaacaatcaacaaacaattcaactagttggattgacaagtctacaaaaagaagcttgaagagtgtgcaagatcaagggtgaagattaactgacaaaggaagatcaaatttaacacagtatgcaaagatatgctaagccagaaatggaagatatacttttcctaaaatgaaaatgataagtgacagttactaaagtaaaaaaacatgtcttattatacactgtgtaaaccagaagttaactgtgatataaagttaacactggtcctttgttagttaaAACAACTATATCAGGAATTCTTGTATTTCTCTCAAGTAGAAGCTAAGctttttatcaacaaagagcctagaaattttgtagcaaaatattcttaattttaatataaaattaagtaagttttgaaagatctgtatTATTCATAACTGCATGTTTAACTTCTGTTATAATACATCTTAATACAATATTTGCTTGactttgttcaaaaccaaaatagatcaagaaaagcataaaaatactaaaacacattcaaccccctctgtgtgtaattcattacctaacatatttacataatgcacaagttgcgggagattgttagaagaaattgatgatatcggTATTCAATTATCAGATTTTTTCAatcagtatttgatatcagagtttgacaGAGATGACGTCATCAGCATTTACCATAAGTATTTGATAATCAGCTTTTGTCATCGGTATTTACTCACATTAGTATTTGTCAAGCTGAAAAttatgagatatcaaaggaggaggactttacttattgtagcaatcaatagaTTGATATGTATTGGGATTTCTTATTCTATTGTAACACATATTCTAGATTGATTGCGTagctgtgcagtatataagcacatgtTAGCTTTACACTTTATGTGTCGTGCATTGATATATcattcacataacctagcagctctcaaggatatttgtttaTCCTTTGAGAAagtattgtaatcagtttttatccattaatataaaaactgttctTCCTGTTGAGTTTGTTATTTCGATTTGATTGTTTAAACTGTATTCACCCTCCTCTACAGTTAATTAAAGGCCTAACACATGTACAAATCCCGGATCactctttttttaaaaaaatatttattcaaATTAAATTTATATGTATCCTAATTTATAAAGGAGGAGAGGTTGGATATTAAAGAAAATGTATCATTATTTATAAACAAGAGGGGTTTCGATCATTTTTAAcaaattataagtctaaaaataattGTTTAATAAAAGGACATTAGTTTGAATTTATAAGGAAAAATGTATTATTATTTAACAGGGATGAGATTCGAGAGATTATGTGGCATCATATTCGAACTAAAAAATATATTCATATTTACATAAAATTAGGCTTTCAATTTTGTAATAGAAAATGATATTCGAAGTGGATAAGTTTATATATTCGAAGCAGACAATTTATAATAAGTATTATATCTAATGGGAGGCCGACTCAAATtaatttttatctaaattgtaATATTAAGTCACattagaattttaaaaaaaaattcatgaGATATGGAAGATCTTCATCTGTGAAAATGTGAAGGCCAGTGAATAGGTTAAAGTAAGTGACTTACAAATACCAGACACAAGCTGAAATTAATGTACAAGTCTTGAATTACTCTTTTTATAAAATTGATGTATTCAAGTAAAAATAACATGTATCCTAATTTATAAAGGAGAAGATTTCAAATTCTAAAGAAAATATATCATTATTTATAAATAAGAGGGTTTCAGATCATTTTTTAAGTCTAAAAATACCAATATAATCAAAAGAGGGTAGTTTGAATTTATAACGAAAAATGTATTATTATTTAACAAGGAAAATATGGGAGAAGGTATGTGACATCATATTCAAATTAGAAAACACAttcaaattaatttaaaattaggTTTTCGATTTTATACTGGACAAGGATATTCGAAGTAACACGAATATATATTCGAAATTTATGATCAGTATTGTATTTGATGGGAGGGAGAATTAATTAAGTTTTATCTAAATTGTAATATTAATTCAtatcaaaatttataaaaaatcacGAGATAGGAAAGATCTGGATCTGTGAAAAACTGTGAGTGAATAAATTAGAGTTAGTGGCTTATAAATACCATGCACGAGTTGAAATTAATGTACAAGCCATTGATCGCTCTTTTTATAAAAATCATGTATTCAAGTAAAATTCACACATGTATCTTAATTTATAAAGGTAAAGATTTAGGATTTATAAAAAATGTATCATTATTTATAAATAAGAGGGGTTCGGATTTTTTTTAACAAATTATAAGTCTAAAACTACTCGTATAATCAAAGGAGAGTAGTTTggatttataaaaaaaatattattatttaataaggATGAGATGTGATCGGTTAGGGGGCATCCTGTTCGAACTAGAAAATACATTCATATTTAGATAAAATTAGGTTTTTCAATTTTATACAAGGCAATTTGATGTAAACAAGGTTATATATTTTAAGTAGACAATTTCTTATCAGTATTGTATTTGAAGGAAGAGCGACTCAAATTAATTTTAATCTAAATTCTAATATAATTCATATCACAATTTATAAATAATCATGAGATATGGAAGATCCTCATATGTGAATAGATTAGAGATAGTGACTTACAAATACCATGTACAAGGTGAAATTCATGTACAAGTCCTGGATCGCTCTTATTATAAAATTCATGTTTTAAGTAAAATTCATACGTGACCTAATTTATAAAGTAGAATAATTCGGATTTTAAACAAAAGATAtcattatttataaataatagaGTTCAGATCAATTTTTAACAAATTATAAATTCAAAAACACCTAATTAATCAAATAAGAGTAGTTTAGatttttaaagaaaaaatatattattatttaagaaGGATGAAATGCGAGAGATTAAGTGTTATTCTATTCGAACTAGAAAATACATgcttattaatataaaattaagtttttGATATAATATTAGACAAGAATATTTGAACTAGGCAAAATTATATATTCGAAGCATATAATTTCCGATCAATATTGTATTTATCGAGATGACGGTTCAAATTAGTATAAAATAAAGCTGGTGATATAATACTAGATAGTATATAAGGATATTTGAAGTACGCAATATTATATATTAGAAATTACAATTTTTTATCAGTATTTTATTTGCCATGACGATTGTTCAATTTATTTTTAatctaaattataatattaattcatattaaaatttataaaaaaataaaaaagccGCCGTAAAACACTGACTTTTTAACTAGTTATAATTGCAAGTTGAATGAAATTTACGAGTGACCCAAACTGAAATTCAGCACAATATTATAATCAATTGGCTAATTTATTCGATTTGTTAAAAAAAACTAAATTATTCGATCAGAAATTTACATAAATCAAATCACCGTAACTCACAAATAAATTGACTTGTTAAACGCCTTAGGGACGTATATCGTGTATCTCATTGACTTCATTAAATATGATCTATTCAGCTCTCGCAAGTGGATATATCTATTTCTTGAAATTGTATAGCTCTTGTTGAGGATATCAAGTCAATGGTAGTTCCTACTTCCTATAAATATCTCGTTATCCTTCGTCCCGTCCCTCGTCTTGCTAACGGGATATCACATTGAATTAGGAGTCAAATTTTTTGAAATGTTTTTTCATTTAATTACATTTTATCTTCTTTGCTGATAAATGATATTTTTTTTCATGTTTTGTGGTTTGCTTCTTCTTTCATGGTCACAGTACTTGTTACGCACCTAAGGTAATCTCGTATAAAATAAAATCAATCAATGCCAAAATTAAATTGTGAAAGCGCGTGCTAGGTTAATACACAAAGAAAATGACCATCTTATAACAAACTTTAGCTGTACTTTTGTTGTCTCTTAAATTACAATAGCAATGAACATAAATTAACACAATGTCCAAAATTTGATATAGAAGTTTCCCAATCATCTTCCACAAATCACAACACATTTCCAAAAACATCCTCCCTCCCCCAATAGAATCTCAACTTTTACTACTACCAACTACTTGTCTACTTACATCACTCATATTTCATATATTTAACCTATTAAAATCAATCTTCTCCTTTAAAAAAAATACTCTACTCATCTTCTTCTCAAATCTTAAAATCTCCCAATCACAATCAAATCACTCAAAACCAAATGCAACCCACTTAATAACTCTCCACAACTCCATCTGGGTACTCCTCCAATTCTTCGTATACCAATGTCGCATTCTCGCTACTTTTCCGGCGCCGCCGGCGTGTTTTTTCTTGTATCTCTCTTCGCCGCCGGCTATTCCGACCTTGCCACCGATAAAACAGTGCTTCTAGCGCTTCGCTCAGCCGTTGGTGGCAGAACCCTTCTTTGGAATACCTCAGAACCATCTCCTTGTAAATGGGTCGGAGTTTATTGCCAGTCGGATCAGGTTGTGGAGCTCCATATACCCGGAATGGGTCTTTCCGGCAAGTTACCGGAGAATACACTCGGCAACTTGACTCAGTTGAACACACTGAGTCTTAGGTATAATGCACTTTCGGGTTCACTTCCTTCAGATTTATCAAGTTTGAGTAATCTTCGAAATCTTTATTTGCAATCGAATCTTTTTTCGGGGGAGATTCCTAGTTTTATTTTTAGTATGAAGAATCTGGTTAGGCTTAATTTGGCTTTGAATAATTTTTCGGGGGAAATTTCGAGTGATTTTAATAATTTGAATAGGTTAGGTACATTGTACTTGGAGGAAAATAGGCTTAGTGGGGAAATTCCTAATCTTGATTTGCCTGCTTTAGTTCAATTTAATGTTTCGGATAATTTGTTGAGTGGTGAGATTCCTGATAAGCTTAGGGGTAAGCCGAGGAGTGCGTTTGTTGGGAATGCTGCATTGTGTGGAGGGCCTCTTGAGTCTTGTGATGGGAGTGAGGGGAGTGGGGGAAAGAAGAGTGATAAGCTTTCTGGTGGTGCGATTGCAGGGATTGTAATTGGATGTGTTGTAGCGCTTTTGGTGATTTTGTTGATCTTGTTTTTTGTATGTTGTAGAAAGCGTGGTAAGGAAGAAGAAGTTAAACAAGATGTTAGGGCAGTTAAAGAAAGTGAAGCTGTTGAAATTCGGACTGAGAAACCGgttgagagtgaaggtaatttGGGTCAAGCTGTTGATTTGAAGGATAAAGGAGAAGCTAAGATTAGTGGGGGTGGGGCAAAGAAACTGGTGTTTTTCGGAGTACAGGAGAAGGGTTTTGACTTGGAAGGACTTTTGAGGGCTTCTGCCGAGGTGTTGGGGAAGGGAACATTCGGGACAGCATATAAGGCGGTTTTGGAGACAGGAGTGGTGGTGGCTGTGAAAAGGTTGAGAGAGGTGGCCGTGTCGGAGAAAGAATATCGGGAGAAAATTGAAGGTGTTGGGAAAATGGATCATGAGAATTTGGTGCGTTTGAGAGCTTACTTTTACAGTGTGGAGGAGAATCTACTTGTTTATGATTACATGAGAATGGGAAGTTTATCTGCACTTTTGCATGGTGAGCCAAAATTCTTGCAATCAAGTATTGTTTTTGTTATTTGTTTATATTATGATTTAATTTTTTCTGATCATGTAGTGATTTTTGATGTCATAATATTTTCCCCTATGAACATTTTGAAGTATGAATTGCTTCATCTTTTGTTATTTTGGTATATGCTTAACACAAAACTTATAGTTAACTATAACTCATTGTACATGTAATGTGCTATGAAATTCCTGTCATTGATACATCTCTTTCA
This window contains:
- the LOC141671362 gene encoding putative inactive receptor kinase At1g48480 isoform X1; translation: MSHSRYFSGAAGVFFLVSLFAAGYSDLATDKTVLLALRSAVGGRTLLWNTSEPSPCKWVGVYCQSDQVVELHIPGMGLSGKLPENTLGNLTQLNTLSLRYNALSGSLPSDLSSLSNLRNLYLQSNLFSGEIPSFIFSMKNLVRLNLALNNFSGEISSDFNNLNRLGTLYLEENRLSGEIPNLDLPALVQFNVSDNLLSGEIPDKLRGKPRSAFVGNAALCGGPLESCDGSEGSGGKKSDKLSGGAIAGIVIGCVVALLVILLILFFVCCRKRGKEEEVKQDVRAVKESEAVEIRTEKPVESEGNLGQAVDLKDKGEAKISGGGAKKLVFFGVQEKGFDLEGLLRASAEVLGKGTFGTAYKAVLETGVVVAVKRLREVAVSEKEYREKIEGVGKMDHENLVRLRAYFYSVEENLLVYDYMRMGSLSALLHGNRGAGRTPLNWETRSAIALGAARGIAYIHSQGSTVSHGNIKSSNVLLTTSYEARVSDFGLAQLVGRNNSPNRLDGYRAPEVTDHRKVSQKADVYSFGVLLLELLTGKAPTHALLNEEGVDLPRWVQSVVREEWTAEVFDLELLRYQNVEEDMVQLLQLAIDCSAQYPDKRPSMNEVSQRIQELCVSGSQHDPQNDIIDTDSNAPPSSGAV
- the LOC141671362 gene encoding putative inactive receptor kinase RLK902 isoform X2; translated protein: MSHSRYFSGAAGVFFLVSLFAAGYSDLATDKTVLLALRSAVGGRTLLWNTSEPSPCKWVGVYCQSDQVVELHIPGMGLSGKLPENTLGNLTQLNTLSLRKRGKEEEVKQDVRAVKESEAVEIRTEKPVESEGNLGQAVDLKDKGEAKISGGGAKKLVFFGVQEKGFDLEGLLRASAEVLGKGTFGTAYKAVLETGVVVAVKRLREVAVSEKEYREKIEGVGKMDHENLVRLRAYFYSVEENLLVYDYMRMGSLSALLHGNRGAGRTPLNWETRSAIALGAARGIAYIHSQGSTVSHGNIKSSNVLLTTSYEARVSDFGLAQLVGRNNSPNRLDGYRAPEVTDHRKVSQKADVYSFGVLLLELLTGKAPTHALLNEEGVDLPRWVQSVVREEWTAEVFDLELLRYQNVEEDMVQLLQLAIDCSAQYPDKRPSMNEVSQRIQELCVSGSQHDPQNDIIDTDSNAPPSSGAV